In one window of Polaromonas naphthalenivorans CJ2 DNA:
- a CDS encoding DUF4390 domain-containing protein: MVFITHSLKNAALKAIAHFLLMVCVCLLWAPRSSAAAPTEITQLRTERAEDGVYLSAIVRFDVPAVVEDALLKGIALFFVVEADIYRDRWYWTDPRVTSAARTLRLAYQPLTGRWRVNIVSGLITSSSGLRATLNQNYETLPEALSAIQRLTRWKIAEASEVEPDAAYTLDLNFRLDLSQLPRPFQIGVAGQRDWTISAQLKDRLRLTSAASSSTGGGK; the protein is encoded by the coding sequence ATGGTTTTTATTACGCACTCCTTGAAAAACGCCGCGCTTAAGGCGATTGCGCACTTCCTGCTGATGGTGTGCGTGTGTCTGCTGTGGGCGCCGCGTAGCAGCGCGGCAGCACCCACCGAGATCACCCAGCTGCGCACCGAGCGTGCCGAAGACGGGGTGTATCTCTCGGCGATTGTGCGGTTTGACGTTCCGGCCGTGGTTGAAGACGCACTGCTCAAGGGGATCGCCCTGTTTTTTGTCGTCGAGGCCGATATCTACCGCGACCGCTGGTACTGGACCGATCCGCGCGTGACCAGCGCCGCCCGCACGCTGCGCCTGGCCTACCAGCCCCTGACCGGCCGCTGGCGCGTGAACATCGTTTCCGGCCTGATCACCAGCTCGTCCGGCCTGCGCGCCACGCTGAATCAAAACTACGAAACCCTGCCCGAAGCCCTTTCCGCCATCCAGCGCCTGACCCGCTGGAAAATTGCCGAGGCGTCCGAGGTGGAGCCGGATGCCGCCTACACGCTCGACCTGAATTTCCGGCTCGACCTGTCGCAGCTGCCGCGACCTTTCCAGATTGGTGTCGCCGGGCAACGGGACTGGACCATTTCCGCGCAGCTCAAGGACCGGCTCCGGCTGACGTCTGCCGCCAGCAGCAGCACCGGGGGAGGCAAATGA
- the rsmB gene encoding 16S rRNA (cytosine(967)-C(5))-methyltransferase RsmB codes for MQHHPNSSPSAQVPLWRQLQGAASVVLAVRDGQSMTPALEDVDAQLRPGVQALAFHALRWLGRAEALRQQLAKRPPPPEADALLCVALALACSAEEAPYTAHTLVDQAVEAAKRSDATLHQASFINGCLRRFLREQGELMALTEKSPQAVWNHPQWWIDRVKKDHPAQWQDILRANNSRAPLILRINERKTTPAQYLHALLAMDIGAFPVGEHGVVLTEARPVTSLPGFAEGHFSVQDAAAQLAAPLLLDGLMAAGEGSPRLRILDACAAPGGKTAHLLELADCDVTALDIDARRCERIAQNLQRLGLRAHIVVGDAGRPGDWWDGRLYDGILLDAPCTASGIVRRHPDVRWLRRPTDIAQLAQIQARLLATLWPLLQPGGRLVYCTCSVFRAEGEQQVQAFAARHTDALLLPSPGHLLPQGGAGAAVFPDNLMREHDGFYYALLEKRRA; via the coding sequence ATGCAACATCACCCGAATTCCTCCCCGTCAGCCCAAGTCCCGTTATGGCGCCAGCTTCAAGGCGCCGCTTCCGTCGTGCTGGCCGTTCGCGACGGCCAGTCGATGACGCCGGCGCTGGAAGATGTCGATGCGCAGCTGCGCCCCGGCGTCCAGGCGCTGGCCTTTCATGCCCTGCGCTGGCTGGGCCGCGCCGAAGCGCTGCGCCAGCAACTCGCCAAGCGCCCGCCGCCGCCTGAAGCCGACGCGCTGCTGTGCGTGGCGCTGGCGCTGGCGTGCTCCGCAGAAGAGGCGCCCTACACCGCGCATACGCTGGTCGATCAGGCGGTGGAAGCGGCCAAGCGCAGCGACGCCACGCTGCACCAGGCCAGTTTCATCAACGGCTGCCTGCGCCGCTTCCTGCGCGAGCAGGGCGAGTTGATGGCGCTGACCGAGAAAAGCCCGCAAGCCGTCTGGAACCATCCGCAGTGGTGGATAGACCGGGTCAAAAAAGACCATCCGGCGCAGTGGCAGGACATTTTGCGGGCCAACAACAGCCGCGCCCCGCTGATTTTGCGGATTAATGAGAGAAAAACGACTCCTGCGCAATACCTGCATGCGTTGTTAGCTATGGATATAGGAGCATTTCCGGTGGGCGAGCATGGCGTGGTCCTGACCGAGGCGCGTCCGGTCACGTCGCTTCCGGGCTTTGCCGAAGGGCATTTTTCGGTGCAGGATGCCGCCGCCCAGCTGGCCGCGCCCTTGCTGCTCGACGGCCTCATGGCCGCAGGCGAGGGCTCGCCCCGCCTGCGCATCCTCGACGCCTGCGCCGCGCCCGGCGGCAAGACGGCGCATTTGCTGGAGCTGGCCGACTGCGACGTGACCGCGCTGGATATTGACGCCCGGCGCTGCGAGCGCATCGCCCAGAACCTGCAGCGACTGGGACTGCGGGCGCACATCGTGGTGGGCGATGCCGGCCGGCCCGGCGACTGGTGGGACGGCCGGCTCTATGACGGCATCCTGCTCGACGCGCCCTGCACCGCATCGGGCATCGTGCGCCGCCACCCGGACGTGCGCTGGCTGCGCAGGCCGACCGATATCGCCCAGCTGGCGCAAATCCAGGCCAGGCTGCTCGCCACGCTCTGGCCGCTGCTTCAGCCCGGCGGGCGGCTGGTTTATTGCACCTGCTCGGTTTTCAGGGCCGAAGGCGAGCAGCAGGTGCAAGCGTTTGCCGCACGCCACACCGACGCCCTGTTGTTGCCATCACCCGGGCATTTGCTGCCTCAAGGGGGTGCCGGCGCGGCCGTATTCCCGGACAATTTGATGCGTGAACACGATGGTTTTTATTACGCACTCCTTGAAAAACGCCGCGCTTAA